In Gemmatimonadota bacterium, the genomic window GGGGCGTGTTCGCGAGCAAGCCCTCCAGCAGTCGGAGCGACTCGACAGCGTCGCCTCCCCAGTAGGCCTCGTCCGCACGCTCCACCACGCTCGGCGACTCCGACAGCTCGAAGAGCGTGACGGGTGAGGCCTGAGCGAGGGCGGGCGTGCCGTGGCCCAGCGCCAGCGCGGCGAGCGCGTACAAACGCGGGGACTGGACATGAGAGCGCGGGCGGACGTGCACGTTGGATCCATGCAAGGGAATCGACGAGGGGACCGTATTGTCCCCGCCTGCGCGCGGTGCGTCAACCTTGTTCACGGGGGGCTGGGCTCTGCTCACCTTGAAAGTACTCGACCAGTACCACTAGCATGGGTGGTCGTCGTTCCGACGAGCCCGAGGCGAGTAGTGCCCCGGCCCAGCACACTCCCGAGGGTCAGGTTGGAGGACAGCCCAATGTTGGAAGTGATCGATCACGGTCCGATCCGCGAGCTTCAGATCGCGCATCCTCCCGTCAATGCGCTGCGCCCGAAAGTTCTGGCGGCTCTGAGAGAGGCGCTGGAAGCGGCACTGGGCGAGGGTGCCGGGGCGGTCGTGATCTCGGGCGCGCCGGGCTTCTTCTCGGCAGGGCTCGACGTGCCCTTCATGCTCGAGGGGGGCGACGCAGCGGCCATCGCGACCTTCGAAGAGCTCTTCGCCCTGAGAAGCGCACTCGTCATGTCGGCCGTGCCGGTAGCGGCAGCCATCACCGGGCATAGTCCCGCAGGTGGCGCCGTACTTGCCATCTGCTGTGACTATCGCGTGATGGCGGAGGGTAAATACAAGATTGGGCTCAACGAGGTTCAGGTGGGTCTGCCCGTCTCCCACGTGCTGCTCGCCAACCTCAGTCGGCTGGTTGGACCTCGACACGCGGAGCGCATGTGCGTTGAGGGGCGATTGCTCTCTCCGCAGGAGGCGTACGACATCGGGCTGGTGGACAGTCTGGTGCCTACGGAGCAGGTGGTCCCCACCGCGCTGGAATGGTGTGAGAGGCTGCTTGCCGCGCCTTCGCGGGCAATGCTCCGTACCCGGGCCGTCGCCCGCGCCGATCTTGTCGACCTGTACGCTGACCCCCAACGCCCGGGCCCCGAGGAGTTCATCGAGGCGTGGTCGAGCGAGGAAACCCAAGCGGCCATGCGTGCTCTGGTGGCGCGGCTCAAGAACAAGGGCTAACTAAACCAGGGCATTCATCGGAAGGAGTTGCGCAGGGGCGCCCGCGTGAC contains:
- a CDS encoding enoyl-CoA hydratase/isomerase family protein; the protein is MLEVIDHGPIRELQIAHPPVNALRPKVLAALREALEAALGEGAGAVVISGAPGFFSAGLDVPFMLEGGDAAAIATFEELFALRSALVMSAVPVAAAITGHSPAGGAVLAICCDYRVMAEGKYKIGLNEVQVGLPVSHVLLANLSRLVGPRHAERMCVEGRLLSPQEAYDIGLVDSLVPTEQVVPTALEWCERLLAAPSRAMLRTRAVARADLVDLYADPQRPGPEEFIEAWSSEETQAAMRALVARLKNKG